The following DNA comes from Nicotiana sylvestris chromosome 10, ASM39365v2, whole genome shotgun sequence.
TTTTGCCTTATGGGGGTAAAAACAGATTCGAGAAATCGCACCATCATATATTCTAATTAGGTTGGAATATTAAAGAATAAGAATAACAGACACACTACCTAGCTATGGGATTATTGATTACCCTCTTTTTCCCTACTTTCTTAATTCCAATAATTCTTACTAGAATAACCAAAAAGGTAGTTAAGTATCCGTCTAGGTATCTTCATAAGAATTTCTGAAGCTAACTTTTTCTTCACATAGTATAAGATGCAAACGTGTGATATAGGTCCATCTTTAGATTAATTCAATTCAAACCAGACCATTTAGGTCAAACTTCTGAATATGTTGCCACAGTTAATCCAAACGATTATATTTTCTTTAACCattttatatgatattattttcttacttTAGAAAGAATAATGCACGTTTAATAATAGCATACTTTATCATTATTGAAATATTAGAATGTTAAATATCATAAAGTTTAAAGATTTTGCTGTTTTAAATTTTGCCacataaactaaaataaagaGAGTATCCAGAACCTTCCAATGTCCAAACTTCTCTTTTTGTAAAATTCTTTTTTCAACTCCGAGAGCTCAAAATTATGCACTATTTTACTCTgacatccatatttatttattttaaaacataaAACTATACATCTTTAGAACAGATATGAATTCTACACATTTACGGTACTTAACTTTTAGTTGTCAATTTTGGACTTTTTACGtcccttaaaaaataataaataaagtgtataatttaccatgatacgcATATTAATTGATGTATAGTCTTAatgaatttaaaaataatttggaatgagtaattaatgctaagggtaaaagaagaaaaattaattatttttctcttGATATGCAAAGttacaagtaaaaataaaaatttatttttaaaatacttgaCAAGGACGGAAAAAACTTACTATTTTTGTAGTCACCAATCACTATAATTATAAACAACCATTTGTACTCGTATATTGGTTGGTAGAAATTTGAAATATTTTAAGTTATTATAAATACGGAAAGTAATGTTTTATTTTCTGTTCCTtttttttctggattttatttttgcTGTTCCTTATTCCAATTTTGACCATCTCTAAAAATAGAAACTTGAATCGGTGaaagaaaaaatccaaaataaagcCTAGATTTTCTCACGTGTTAACGTTGGACGCGGTTTGTTCGTTAAACCGTGTCAAGCCAGACATGACTGGCCCCTGATGCCCACTGTCATCATTATTACATAGAAATTTTCTATCACCAGTCTTTATCACTTCCTAATATATTAGTAAATATTTTTCAATCCCAATGTCACCATTTTCCTAATCAACTATCAATATTGAAACAACAATTTtcatttctctttctttctttgttttcacAGAGGAGTCCTCTAACAAAAAGACCAGCAATGGAGCTTTTCCACAAAGCAAAAGCCGTTCGTTTACAAAGTCACCACGACAAATACTTAACAGCCGATGAAGATGAAGAATCAGTAACCCAAGATCGTAACGGCTCTTCAAAAAACGCAAAATGGACAGTCGAATTCGTCGAAAAAACCGACAACGTTATACGCTTAAAAAGTTGCTACGGAAAATATCTTACAGCGTCAAATCAGCCATTTCTTTTAGGTATGACTGGTCGGAAAGTTTTACAAACTGTTCCAAATAGGCTTGATTCTTCAATTGAATGGGAACCCATTAGAGAAGGACATCAAGTGAAGCTAAGGACAAGGTACGGACAGTTTTTGAGAGGTAATGGTGGACTTCCACCGTGGAGAAATTCAGTgacacatgatataccacatcgGACTAAAACTCAAGATTGGATTCTTTGGGATGTTCATGTTGTTGAGATTTTGGTTCATCATTCTCCTGTTCCTAAGCCACCGACGCCGTTGGTTCAACATTCGGATTCTTTTGCTTCTGAATCTAGTTCTCCTACTGGTTCCTCAAAATCCCTCAGCTTTTCTAGACAAGAGGTAATTTCCAACTTTTGACCTTGAAGTTCAatgattattattatattttgggGTAAAGATACAAATTTAACCTTATTCTATACAAAATATCTTGATTTTACTCTCCATTATAGTTTGAGgtatttatatttttgttattAGCAATAGTCTAGTAATTGACATTTACTTTTAAAGGAGCTCCTGTTCGGACTGAGTTAATTTTACATGTCAAAATGCTCCTCTACTTTTGATTATAGTTTAAAATTACCTTAATGTTATACTGTTGGAGCTTTGTTAGGGTCAAAGGCAAATATTTGCTAGCCAAGTATGAATAATTCCAAAATATAACGGAGAGTAAAAATAAGATATTTTGTTCATTTAAGGAGTATTGTTGACCCTTTTTAGCTTTTATGGTGGTAATGTTCTAGTCAGCTTACTTTACTTTCAGGCTACATGTTACAGTCTACAAGTATAGGTGTCGGGCAAACTTGTTAATCTGGGATGTGAATTCAATGATTTCTAAGTTATGGtacttaacttcttctttttttctttttctttttgcagtCAAGTGATTCTTTGGTTTGTTCGCCGCCTAAATTGGGAGATGGAAGGCTTATATATTATCATATTGCGGATGAATTTGGTGAAATTGAAGACGGAATGGAGGGACTTAGCATAGCTTTCAAGGGAAATAGTGTTGAGGAGCTAACGAAGAGATTGACGGAGGAAACGGGGCTTGAGGGAATTACTGTGTGTACTCGGAGTCCTTTAAATGGGAATCTTTATCCTCTTCGTTTGCAGCTTCCTCCCAACAATGCAACTATGAATGTTATTATTATGCCATCTTCATATAAAGGTGAGACTTTTACTTGTCTTGAATTGGCTTAATTTCGTGGATGTTTGAATTTTTAGGTTCATGATTTTGTTTTTGGTTCAGAATAATCTATAATGTTCATAGAGGTTCTTTTACATGGAGTCTGTAGCCAAATGAAAAACATTGTTGtgggaaacaacctcttgcaaagATGCAgagtaagactgcgtacaatagatcCTTGTGGTCCAGCCCTTCCCCGAACCTTGCGCAGAGtcagagcttagtgcaccgggctcccttcttttttttttttactaatagTTCATTGACCAGTCATCTATGCCTTTGTTCTTGAGTAAAAGCATCAGCATTTCAGCCCTTGATTTCCTTCAAACCAATGTCACCTAGACAATTAAGGAATTTACAACAAAACTTGTGATAAGCTCAATCTGTTATATCAGTGTTGGGCTGTTAATTGATGTTGTCAAAGCTTACTTTGAGAGTATTGCTCGTGTTATGTGGCCAACTAATATTGTAAAAAGTAGTTACACTGTCagtgtatataagttaaattctATTGTTATTAACAACAATATCATCCTTTAGGAGTCTTTTTGCTCGTACGGCTATGTTTAAGTTCATATACCTTCAACTTGAATCCAATACCCTTGTGAAGCTAATTTTACTGGTGTCGAAGCCTCACGGGTATCATAGAATTACCTTAGGTACCATATGAATAGGCCCGTGAAAACCCCTGTGTAGCTTCTTCTGATTCCTCCCATTGAGTCGGTCTTAGAGCTAGTAGATCAGATTGAATGAGGGATGGAAGGATGTTCGGTATTCGAATTATCTGCAGGGCTACACGACAGAATTAAAGTGGTTGGAGCTCCTCTCCTTACAGTCAAGTGGCTTTCCCATCAGCTCGTTCTTCACTAGGCATCTAGGCGAACCTGTCGGGTTAATTAACTCAACCTAAAGAAAGCTCATTAGGTTGTCTGGGGGCACTTCTGTTTTCACTCTTTAGTTCAATCTTTTATAGTGCCTGTACAAGTTACTAGTTGAATCCGTCTTTGGCCATCTATTTATTTTGATTCTGTATAGTCAGCTGATTACATTCTCATTGGTGTTCTTGCTAACATTTTAACCCTTGCTCGGTGTATCAGAGGCAAGAGATTCTGAAAAACCAAGAATGCCATTGTAGGCCAACTCCGAGAGGGCTACATGGACTGATGCAGTAGATGGATGTGGCTGGATTTTTGCATCAATGAGATGAATGTAGTCTTATGTCTTTCCCTTGTTTATAAAGCATTTGTATATAAGGTTTTGAGTCTGAGAAAGAGACAGAGATGATAGTTACTAGACTAGCTGCTTTGGATCATTGGATGTTAATCGCATACTATTGCACggaataatgaaaatgaaaatgaaggaGATCTGGTGGTTGAAGAGAAGTGCTTGGATCTTTTGTTCCATTTCCTGAAGAGGAGCCTTGGAGCAACGTGTTTGAGCTGTCGAAGTagtcactaatgcttgcattaggctAGTCTATCTATATCGTACTTCCCGGACCCTTCGTTAATACGGAATGCTTTGTGTACCGGCTTATCATTTGTTCCGAAAGAGATTTCTTGAACTGATTTTTGTGGCAAGAAGTTCCTTTTGTTGTTGTGGTCTTTAGCAACTACAGTTTGTTGTAAATTATTATTAATTTGAGCATTATTGAGAACGAGGTGCATCACTTTCTCCATTTTTCTATTGAAAGAGGCATGGAAGTCgtactttttgttttattctaACGGAGAAATAAAGGCTGGAAAAAGCATTTTACCTAACATTGACTGGTGTCATACTCTAGGCTCAACAACCACAGCTCATAAAAGCAATAGTGCACACAACTAGCTGAGTATCTTTTACTATATGATAAAAAGTTGGTACGAACGGTagacaataaaaataaaatcaagatcgAAAATATCataacaatcgtagtattttattttgaatatttgagtgttaTAATTTCTATGAATCctttgattcttcttttcaatagtaaataaattcaaaggcctttgagcttgatcttgaatctatatttgtttccacgaacgatgatcttgttcttgagtttgattgcttgaacttgatctTGATTCGTTTTTGAGCTTGAACTTAatttgttcttgagcttgaacttgatttgttcttcattcttgagcttgaacttgatttcttgaaactgaacttgaagcttgaaacttgtggaggaatttgcagcgtttgatccacgagctctttcttgcttcttgttataacttctggtgtcttttctgagttatgaagacccctatttatagttgtggaatggaagagttgtgataagaacaaactctttccgaccaatcaaattgaagtgtgacatggctgCATTTGATTggtcagaacatgtcacttgcacacgtgacgCGGTTTCATTAGCCTTTTAGCGTGACtggacatgccttgtcattttaacACGTGGCGTAATCCcattggctcttccgtttgacttggcatgccacgtcatttgacacgtggcaccaaactgggcctctaggaagatgacatcttggacTTAATAAAGTGGGCTCattactttagcccaattaaatgggttagcccaatggattaagacttatttattttacccatatatattggacttgtataattaattcaattatattagcctataatatttatttggactataTATTTAAAATGGTCCAAATAATTCTATTGAATTTATATTCAATAAAATTTGCATGCCTACAAATGCCCCCTTTGTAGGTTTATCGAGGTGTAGACTTATCAAATCTCAAAGGTTAGACTTGAAGTAACTGCAAAATAACCACCCTCCTTTTTATTAAAAAGAAATTGATATTTTCTTCCTTGTTATGACTTTGAGCATGCTAACAAGTTTGTAGCTTTGATTTTATGAAGCCGCAGTAGCCAAGCAAGTTTGGAACTTACGTAATGAAATTATGTTTGCATGAAACTTTTAACGTGGAATACTGccaacgtttttttttttttttttttttttttgcgccTTTAAATCCTTCTTTGGCAAGAATTCAACTTGGCATTCTCTTATCCCTTGATGTCATCCGAATCCAAATTCTTTTGGGAGATGATATGATTCTTTTCCAAAGAATGTTACTGCCTCCATGTAGGTAACATTAATTATCATAGCTGCCTTTCAACTATCCTGAGTCCTTTTCGAAGTCATATTGTCGCAACGTCCCACATCGACCATGACTTATTAACGCCTCCTCTCCAAATCTATATAAATCCCCTGTACTCGCATTTGTTAAgtattaatttgtaattttcgcAAGCCATTTTGAGTCTAGTTTTGTGGACTCGGAAGCATCAACGCGAaagtaatttcttcttttcttgttttgttgTCCTTTTTTCTGGTAGTTCAAGCGAGAAGGATGTGTTTTTGTTTAACAAGATGATCCACGCATGAAGAAGACAATCTTGGGGTGTGAGGGGATGAGTATTCATCCTTGCCcgaatatcggagagattactctcatggcccgactaccggaaagattactctcaaaatgacccgattcttggagagattactctcaaaatggcccgattattggagagattactcaatgtggcccaattcttggagagattactctcaaaatggcccgattcttggagagattactctcaatgtggcccgattcttggagagattattCTCAAagtggcccgattcttggagagattactctcaatgtggcccaattcttggagagattactctcaaaatgaccccatttttggagagattactctcaatgtggcccaattcttggagaaaTTACTCTCAAAGTGGCCCCATttttggagagattactctcaatgtggcccaattcttggagagattactctcaaagtgGCCGGAcaaccggagagattactctcaatgtggcccaaacTATCGGCAaagccaacttaaggtgcaaagggactcatatgtccaccttaagattggaaagttatagttccttttaaggacaaacccacgaagaggcctacttaaggtgcaaagggacttatatgtccaccttaagattggagaGTTATAGTTCCTTTTTAAGGACAAACtcacgaagaggccaacttaagatGCAaatggacttatatgtccaccttaagattggaaagttataaagcttcaacttgaagacgacatcgacttgaacacttgaaaaactttgaagatttgacgGACTATGCAGACTTCAACTCGAAGATTCAGAGGGcttaaataattcaactttaagatcggcgaatttgaagactgaaacttgaagaccgacgaacttgaagacttcaacttgaagaccgacgaactTGATGACTTCAACTTGGGGGGttaaatatttcaactttaagaccggcgaatttgaagactgcaacttgaagaccgacagacttgaagacttcaacttgagggcctaaatatttcaacttgaagatcggcgaatttgaagacttcaacttgaagaccgacggaaTTGAAGATTTCAACTTGGGGACTTCAACTTGAGTACCGACGAACttgaagatatcaatttaccatggAGGGTTGCCCCTTTTAAATCAAATGGGATCAAGGTTCCACAAGAGGATGACATTTCAGCTTGATTTTGCATTCCTCCATACTTCACTcggacaacaattggggcaatatgtatcttttgaacttgtgcgactgaacttagaatgaaactctaagttgcctacgtacctcggtgaaaAGGATCAAGTCATTCCGTAGTTCAGACTGGGTGattttttttatgtcctaacttttgcctaggccgcctctttcgaagttttcaacctagcggactcttttttttatgtcctaacttttgcctaggccacctctttCGACATTTTTAACCTAGCGGACTTTTTTTTTGGGCCGTACACAGTTTATACTCTTGCGGGCTAGGAGTgtagcaacatgcagtttaggctcgtgtgtcgaggagcatcatgacttgcagtttaggctcatacatcgaggagcgtcatgacttgcagtttaggctcgtacgtcgatGAGCATTATGACTTGCAACTTcatggataatacttcttcaaaaacttgccgttgatagggccgattctcataccatctgcatcaaccagcttgtaagccccacttgaataaacttcttgtacgacatatggcccatcccattttgaagtgaacttccctacaggtttatgggaagtacttatgggtcttcgtacggcaaggacttgatctcctacttgaaaggatctcggacgaactcttttattgaaggcgcgagacaatcgagcttgataacattcaagactctgttgagcttccaatctcttttcatcaagagcttccaactctgctaatcgaagtcgagcattttcttcatcagtgatcccttcttgaatagccagtcgtaacgaaggtatttgacgctcaagtggcaagacggctttgactccataaacgagtgaaGAAGGAGTCGCTTGTGTCAGCGTGCGATGAGTCGTTCTATATGCCCATAGATCTTCTTCCATACGatcattccaatctcgtttggatttggagacaactttctttaacaagttgcatagagtcttgttgaatgcctcagctagaccattgggggcagcattgtacatcgaagagttacgttgcttgaagccaaagagatcacaaatcctgttcatcaacctattattgaatggctttccattatccgttattatgtaacgaggaatgccaaagcgataaataatgtttactcggatgaaacttgtaacattttccttttttacttccttaagagcaacaacttcagcccattttgagaagtagtcagttgcagccaagatgtataggttcccaccagaggactttggcagtggtccaacaacatccaatccccaagcgtcaaatggccaggatgcaacagtcgggtgcaatatttcaggaggttgatgaataaaattcgcatggaattgacaagccttgcatcttcgagcgtagtccaagcaatcttttaccatcgttggccaataatatcccatcctttttatatggaagtggagctttggtccggacttgtgtgacccacataccccagaatgtgcctcttgcaaagcttggagagcttcttcttctcctaggaatcgcaagagtactccctcgaacgaccttctgtatagagtatcgTTATTGAGGTGCACGACGacggatttcagtccttctcctcggattttctagaagtatcccatagcataagtagtcgataatgggttatcgccattcttctttctcaacttcagaaacaacaacaagatgcttgagttcgttttcttcaccttcgacctcatttggcggcggtactacccatttttggcagatggtaacttgcgcttggtcaggcagggctaatgatgaagctagagcagctaaagcatcagccttctattttctttccttggtacatactgaatagtcacatcgctgagccaccccatcaacttttttgcgtaatcatgatatgggcgtagttcaggtttcttgacctcgtaactacccaaaagctgattgaccactaactgggagtcaccaaagacttgcaattgcaattgtTTCATATCAACAGTCATTTAAAAcccaagtattaatgcttgatattcagcaacattgttggaacagagttgtgtcaaggtgaaggagtagggcaagacttcaccttgAGGAGTGAAAAATACTATGCCAGCCCCGGCTACCCCACGATacgcagcaccatcaaagtacatcttccatggaggttgaacttcaacgaccattgcgtcttcatcaggtagttcatcagttagctctcagtcatcaggtatcggatgatctgccaagaagtctaccaatgcttgtccttttacagccttttgagggatgtacaaaatctcgaattgttgaaattggaggtaccatctcgctagtcgatcactaagaatagattttgacatcacgaacttgatgggatttgctttagaaacaagacgGACAACATGAACTTGAAAGTAGTttttcaacttttgaattgagaagactagcgccaaacataacttttcaattggcgaatagtTCAACGTgttaggtgtcatcatcctgctcaagtagtaaagagagttttctttcccctcactattttcttgggccaacagtgctccaacagacctttcctgcgctacaatgtatagtatcaatggctttcctggtataggagctgctaaaactggaggcttcatcaagtaggttttgatactttcgaaggcattgctacaagcttgatcccacttgaaaggaacgcctttcttctttcttcacgaggtgactaaatggttggcacctcttatccaggtttgatatgaatcttctaaggtatgctagctttccttgcagacttttcaattcatggatatctcgaggctcaggcattttcaaaatggcatccactttggcttgatcaatttcgatccctcgatgtcggacaatgaaaccaaggaactttccagaagtaactccaaaggcacatttcaacggattcatcctaagttggtacctccggagcaattcaaataccatcctcaagtctttcatgtggtcactcttctctcttgatttcaccaccaagtcgtcaacatagcattcgacattcttgtggagaagatcgtcgaaaatattctgcatagccctttggtaagtagcaccagcattcttcaagccaaaaggcattaccttgtaaatacccttgggggtgcgaaatgcagtaagctcttcatcttttggtgccatgcgaatttggttatagcccgacgaactgtccatgaaagacattgcctcgtaaccagtagtagcatcgatcatcagctctGAAATAGGAAGCGGGAATTCATCTTTGGGACATACATGCATTATTGAGATCCCTAAAGTCAACACATACTTGAATctggccattcttcttccttacagggacaatacttaaaacccatgttgggtatttaacttcccgaataAATTCAGCTttaatgagtttgttaacttcagttttaatcaggggaaccaagtctggcctaaaacgcctttgagcttgtttaacagggcgagcACTATTTCTGACtacaaggtgatggactgctactttcgggtccaagccaggcatctctttgtaactccaagcaaaaACATCCCTGaattctttgagtaactcaatataagtgctctcttcatcaacttctagtaaagcacttaggtaggtgggtcttggttcctcatcggtgccaaggctaacttcttttaaggcatcaattgtcgtcttcactccttcttcaagttcaggtggagcatctttcgcatcttcatcttcttgagggtccccatcattgaaggCTATGTGATAACACGatgaaacatcctccaattccgCATTTTCTTCCATCGAAGACGAAACACCATTCTCGCCTTGTACAGTGACATAATACGAAGAacctacactttcttcatcttcgtcacgttccttagtgtagaccacagtatatggctttaccttcagtacttcttcacatgaaaccaccagttttgtttgtcgcctcattctggaaggaaccaaactttggaaatccttagagatctcctaaattttgggtgaagcgggtgttcttgtatttcgatgatttctctggaacttattccccttctttaatggacccaatatCTAAAATACAGAAGTTCTCATAGTTGATTTTCCAAGccgatcaaagacagaaggcctGTTAGAAGCGGCAGATTCGTCTTCTACACTGATATAATTGCTACTcgcccttcttattgagatgcgcaTTGGTGACAGTTGCTTGTATCCCAGACCTTCACGTGGTTGCCTCGttgcagcttctgatgggagcttccctaactttgacagctcgttgggattgtatccagcttttgcaaatagcttgtaagcgttaggatcgaaaccttcatctgttcgctttgtagggagtgccacattctgcaaacgattttgggctacaaaccctgcaagcggctttgaggacaactttactgcctcaattcgttttaccggaagagttaactcccTTAGCGTCTTGGTTTGGAGATTATGTGATCCACcctcgtctttcttccttttagggacatattggagcgcgGGACTTACTTTCTTTCCATAAGACGCAATACCCACTTTATGAGATTTACTCACGTTGGCGGGTACCTCCTCAGTAACAGTTTTggctttaccaatagtcacatcagcTCTTTTAGTTATGGGTTCGTCAATCTTGCTTTTCGTACAATCATCAACTTTCAGCTCCTTCAtaatgcggttcttcaagtagaactttgcatcggcaaagtgtgactcagcctcggtgaatggatcatcatcaacaactaccgtcttctcgacttcaccctcgtagtattttaaacattgatggtCGGTAGATGGAACAACTTTATTCTCATGAATCCAAGGCCTCCCAAACaaaacattgtatgaagtcttcgcgtagatcacatgcagccatgcacttgattgcatatcttcaatagtgattcccagcctgatcgcgcctatggctctttgcccccttggttgaatccttggatcatcatacgactttctgagagttcgttcatgggaataccaagttctttcacagtatGGATTGGCAAAgtgttcactgaggatcctccatcaaccaaaatccgatttaccctttcatcgcacatatagccaaccaggtacaatgggcggttatgaggagtgtcacctagcaaaaaatcgtcatttgtgaacgtgaccttttcctcacaagcattaacttcttgaggagtggactcgatgggctttttcgaagatggtgccaatggtaggtcatcactcttttcttcccctttgtcagcatggcaacaagaggcatcaatgccctcatgggaaatcttcgtgcgaaaccaacttggtaaaaactcctccaTGGTCAATGGATTTCGTGGCTTTTGACGGtggtgcatctccacttttgctttcttcaaatgcctaactggattcttttttattggtctttttaccatcatcttccttgttggttgttccaCTGATTCTTTTTgtgggctccttttgtggcgcctacgacgagtcaccaacgtccaaccttcatcatcatcaggttggttgacttcagctttgtggctctccagtaattcttcatttttactttctttaaaatcaCATAATTCATCcggactgaatgagccaaaggtgatagagacttggtttgcgcttgctttctcatcttcaagcacgatcttctttgtgcgagccaagtccatgactttatccttgaagacaaagcacttctctagagggtggcttacaagtcggtgatatttgcagtagtttgggtcatttgttttcccaacttcatttggtcgcttcataTCCGGAAGCTCgatgagatttaactcgaggagttcttcaaaaatggCTGGAACATCAGAATCCAGGAATGGGTACTCTTTatcttgcatttcttttagagtcagcttcccacttggcttatcttgaaacaAATTGGATTTCatactcttcttctttctctccttCGTCGTGAACTTCACAAGTGACGTATTGATATTTATAGCctctttgctttcagacttgggtacgaactttCCCATTTCCTGACTTTTTCTTGTCATTCgctttgcgaggttcatagatgggcaacctttcatttccagcggaggccatgctcaattccatgtcatgggcacgatttgcaagttcttcaaatgtgccaggcttgataccttgcaagatgtagcgcaatccccaatgcatgcct
Coding sequences within:
- the LOC104248461 gene encoding uncharacterized protein, with amino-acid sequence MELFYKAKAVRLRSHLDKYLVAHDDQQNIRQSRNGSSRKARWLIELVDAGNSRFIRLKTTSGKYLTASDEPFLLGMTGKKVLQTLPEKMKETRVEWEPIRDGFQVKLRGFGGNYLRANGGTPPWRNTVTHDSPYSGSTQNWILWNVEPVDVPENESLTDYLTMVSSFSSVSDELSSLDLGSPMSIHSSFSFSPRMAKRSPLTKRPAMELFHKAKAVRLQSHHDKYLTADEDEESVTQDRNGSSKNAKWTVEFVEKTDNVIRLKSCYGKYLTASNQPFLLGMTGRKVLQTVPNRLDSSIEWEPIREGHQVKLRTRYGQFLRGNGGLPPWRNSVTHDIPHRTKTQDWILWDVHVVEILVHHSPVPKPPTPLVQHSDSFASESSSPTGSSKSLSFSRQESSDSLVCSPPKLGDGRLIYYHIADEFGEIEDGMEGLSIAFKGNSVEELTKRLTEETGLEGITVCTRSPLNGNLYPLRLQLPPNNATMNVIIMPSSYKEARDSEKPRMPL